In Candidatus Bathyarchaeia archaeon, one genomic interval encodes:
- a CDS encoding uroporphyrinogen decarboxylase family protein, whose amino-acid sequence MDKIERVYRALDIEEPDKVPKGELQIHDELVSALLGETITDWFKAHVKVRKLLNMDLVNIGLDGGPKTEVVGRTREGYPIYRDYFGNEWVESGKTKAYLKYALSEPEDFRDFRMPPISLYNAGSVEKWSRETDLCVFAQVGGAFDSVYPLMGLTGYIKALYQYPHLLKKVIEEVHRFELESIKLFAEAGAHVILVGDDLAYDKGPFISIKHLEEFVFPYIAQEVDLIHSLGLPAVFHCDGNVTPLIGYVIKSGFDGIQSLQPNAGVDIISIKREWGDKICLMGNLDLDYLLPLGTPKEVEDEVKRLIRNVAPGGGYILSTTNVLTRYVPPENALVMYKAAEKYGKYPIRA is encoded by the coding sequence ATGGATAAGATTGAAAGAGTTTATAGGGCTCTAGATATCGAAGAGCCGGATAAAGTGCCGAAGGGAGAGCTTCAAATACATGATGAACTCGTATCTGCTTTATTAGGCGAAACAATAACAGATTGGTTTAAAGCCCATGTTAAAGTTAGAAAATTATTAAACATGGACCTAGTGAATATCGGTCTCGATGGCGGTCCCAAGACTGAAGTAGTTGGTAGAACAAGAGAGGGCTATCCCATATACAGGGATTATTTTGGTAACGAGTGGGTTGAAAGCGGAAAAACCAAAGCGTACTTAAAGTACGCATTAAGCGAACCAGAAGATTTTAGGGATTTTAGGATGCCGCCTATCTCGCTATATAATGCTGGCAGCGTTGAGAAATGGTCTAGAGAGACTGATCTCTGCGTCTTTGCGCAGGTCGGTGGAGCATTTGATTCAGTGTATCCTTTAATGGGTTTAACCGGCTACATAAAGGCGCTTTATCAATATCCGCATCTGCTCAAGAAGGTTATTGAGGAAGTTCACAGATTTGAGCTAGAAAGCATAAAGCTATTTGCCGAAGCTGGAGCGCACGTGATACTTGTGGGCGACGACCTAGCTTATGATAAAGGTCCATTCATATCGATAAAGCATCTTGAAGAATTCGTCTTCCCCTACATAGCTCAAGAAGTCGACTTAATACATAGTTTAGGTTTACCAGCAGTCTTTCACTGCGATGGAAACGTAACCCCTCTAATAGGGTACGTCATTAAATCCGGTTTTGATGGGATTCAAAGTTTACAGCCAAATGCGGGCGTAGACATAATATCCATCAAGAGAGAATGGGGCGACAAAATATGTTTAATGGGCAACTTAGATTTAGATTATTTGTTACCGTTAGGGACGCCTAAAGAAGTTGAAGATGAAGTAAAAAGACTTATAAGAAACGTGGCTCCGGGAGGGGGCTACATACTTAGTACAACGAACGTGTTAACAAGATACGTGCCGCCTGAAAATGCTCTAGTAATGTATAAAGCGGCGGAAAAATATGGGAAATACCCTATAAGGGCGTAA